A window of Streptomyces sp. Je 1-332 genomic DNA:
TGTGCACCGAGTAGAACCGGGCCACGAAGTCGCCGCCGGGGAACTCCCCGCCGAACAGGAACATCGACAGGTACGTGCCCACGATCGGCACGGACAGGATGGCGCCCTGCATGAAGCGCACACCGGTACCGGAGAGCAGGTCGTCAGGGAGCGAGTAACCGGTGAAGCCGGTGAACATGCCCAGGACGAACAGCAGGAAGCCGAAGACCCAGTTGACCTCGCGGGGCTTGCGGAAGGCACCCGTGAAGAAGACGCGCATCATGTGCACGAACATCGCCGCGAGGAAGATCAGCGCCGCCCAGTGGTGGATCTGCCGGATCAGCAGACCACCGCGCACATCGAAGCTGATGTGCATGGTCGAGTTGAACGCCTCGGACATCAGCTGGCCCTGCAGCGGGATGTAACTGCCGTGGTACTCCACCTCGTTCATCGACGGGTGGAAGAACAGGGTCAGGTACACACCCGTGAGGATGATGATGATGAAGCTGTAGAGGCAGATCTCACCGAGCATGAAGGACCAGTGGTCCGGGAAGATCTTGCGCATGTTGGCCTTGGCCAGGGAGTAGATCCCCAGACGTCCGTCGGCCCAGTCGGCGACCCGCTCACCTGCGGGCGCCTCCTTCTTACGCGTGTCCGTCGTCGTAGTACTCATCCGCGCTCCCAGAAAGCAGGACCGACGGGCTCAGCGAAGTCGCCGAGCGCCTCGAGGTAGCCCTCTTCGTTCACGCCGATGCGCAGCTGCGGCAGCGCGTGACCGGCCGGGCCGAAGATCACTCGGGCACCGTCGGAGAGGTCGAAGGTGGACTGGTGGCACGGGCAGAGGACGTGGTGCGTCTGCTGCTCGTACAGGGAGATCGGGCAGCCGACGTGGGTGCAGATCTTGGAGTACGCGACGACACCGTCGTGCGACCACTCGAGCTCCTGCTTGTCCTTGATGTTCTCCGGCTGGATCCGGACGATCATCAGGGCCGCCTTGGCGATCTCCTTCTGGAAGTCGTGGTCGTGCTCCTCCAGGCCCTCGGGCTTGGCGAAGGTCAGCGAACCGACCGCCACGTCCGACGGGCGCAGCGGCTCGTTCGTGTTCATGTTCACGAGCAGCTTGCCCTTGGCCCACAGCGTGTGCCGCAGCTTGTCCTCGGGCAGCGGACCGAGGTCACGCAGCAGGACGACGCCGGAGAGCGGAACCATGGCGAGCGCGCCGAACATCGTGTTGCGGATCAGCTTGCGCCGGCCGAACTGCGACTCCGTGGCACCGGCCTTGAAGTCGGCCATGACCTTGGCCTTGACCTCGGGCTCGGCCTCGATGGGGTGCCGCTCGTCGGCGACCTCCACGTCCGACATCAGGGTGCGGGCCCAGTGGACCGCGCCCGCGCCGATGCAGAAGAGCGCCAGGCCCAGGGTCATGCCCAGGGCGAAGTTCAGCGCGCTGATGTGACCGATCGGCCAGATGTAGACGCTCTTGTCGACGGGGAACGACACGAACGAGGCGATGAAGCCGATCGTGGCGAGCATCGACAGGGTGAACAGGAACGCGACCGCACGCTCGGACCGCTTGGCGGCCCGCTCGTCGATGTCCTGGACACGGTGCTCATGGGGCGGCAGCCCCGGGTCGGCGAACGGATTCTCGTCCTTCACCGCTACCGAGCCGTGCTCGGTCTCCTGCGTGCTGGGCAGGTTCTCTTCTGATTTCTCTTGGCTACTCATGACTTCTTGGCCTTTGCGGTCCGAGCGGCGACCCACACGGCGACCGCGATCAGCGAGCCGAGACCGAAGATCCAGCCGAACAGGCCTTCACTGACCGGACCCAGGCCACCCAGGTTGAGACCGCCAGGGCTCTCGGTCTCTTCGCCGTTGACCGCGTCGAGGTACGCGATGATGTCCTTCTTGTTCTTCTCCGGCATCACCGTGTCGGGGAAGGACGGCATGTTCTGCGGGCCGGTCTGCATGGCCTCGTAGATGTGCTTCGGGGAGACATCCTCCAACGTGGGGGCGAACTTGCCCTTCGTCAACGCGCCGCCCTCACCGGTGAAGTTGTGGCACTGCGCGCAGTTGGTGCGGAACAGCTCGCCACCCTTGGCGATGTCCGCGCCGTCCGGGCTGTACTGCTTCTCGGTGGGGACGGTCGGGCCCGCGCCCAGCGAGGCGATGTACGCCGCGAGCTGGTCGATCTCGGCCTGGTTGTAGATGGCCTTCTTCTTCGGCGCCTGGGCGCCCGGCTGCTGGAGCGGCATGCGGCCGGTGCTGACCTGGAAGTCGACGGCGGCTGCGCCGACGCCCACCAGGCTAGGACCGTCGGTGGACCCCTGACCGCCGGTTCCGTGGCAGCTTGAGCAGCCCACGGAGTACAACTTCTTGCCCTCGTCGATGGCGAGGGACTGGGCGGTGTCGTCGGCCTGCGCCTTGTCCGCGGGTGCGAACGCGGCGTACAGCCCCCCGGTGGCCGCCAGCGCGAGGAGTAGTACGACGACCGCCGCCAGCGGGTGGCGTCGTCGTGCGGAGAGCTTTTTCACGGATTACCCCGGTGTCAGGATCTTCTGCGTCGATGCTTCTGGAATGAGTCGGAACGTCGGGCCCGTCGGGGCCCGGCCCCGTTTACTTGATCATGTAGATCGTGGCAAAGAGACCGATCCAGACAACATCGACGAAGTGCCAGTAGTAGGACACGACGATGGCTGCGGTCGCCTGCTCATGGGTGAACCTCTTGGCCGCGTACGTCCTGCCGAGGACCAGCAGGAAGGCGATGAGACCGCCTGTCACGTGCATGCCATGGAAGCCGGTGGTCAGGTAGAAGGCCGAGCCGTACGGGTCGGACGAGAGCGAGAGGCCCTCGTGCTTGACCAGCTCGGTGTACTCGTACACCTGACCGCCGATAAAGACGGCACCCATGATGAAGGTGACGATGAACCACATCCGGAGCTTCTTCACGTCACCACGCTCGGCGGCGAAGACGCCGAGCTGACAGGTGAGGGAGGAGAGCACCAGGATCGTGGTGTTCGTCGCCGAGAACGGGAAGTTCAGCGCGGACGCCATTTCCTTCCAGTGCTCAGGACCTGTCACCGATCGCAGGGTGAAGTACATCGCGAAGAGGGCCGCGAAGAACATCAGCTCGGAACTCAACCAAATGATGGTTCCGACGCTGGTGAGGTTCGGCCGATTGACCGGCGGGTGCGCGTGCCCGGTATCTACTGTCGTTGCTGTCGCCACGACCGACATTATGTCGGTCGCTTATCCCGCCCTCACCCCGGGGGGTGCCGTTCGGAGTGTCTGCGGGGTGTGTCCTGCCCGTATGGCCCATCGAAGGGCTGTCCGAACCGCTGTTGACGGGGTGTCCGGAGGAGTAGCATCCGCGCATCGGCCCCTGGCCGAGAGCCCCTCAACGAAGCGGAGGAACAATGCAGCCGACCGCCACGGTGCTGGTCTACAGCGACAACGCGAGCACCCGCGAGCAGGTCCGGTTGGCCACCGGACGCAGGCCGGCGGCAGACGTCCCCGCGGTCGAGTTCATCGAGTGCGCGACGCTGCCCGCCGTGCTGAAGGAACTCGACCGGGGCGGCGTCGACGTCTGCGTCCTGGACGGCGAGGCCACGCCCATCGGCGGCATGGGAGTCTGCCGCCAGCTCAAGGACGAGATCTTCCGGTGCCCGCCCGTGCTCCTGCTCATGGGACGCCCGCAGGACGCCTGGCTGGCCACCTGGAGCCGCGCCGAGGCGGCCGTGACCCTTCCGGTCGATCCGGTCGAGTTCGCGGACTCCCTGGCCGCTCTGCTGCGCGAGAGGCTGGCCGTGCAGGCCTGACGCCACGACAGAAGGCCCCGCGTCCTCACGCGGGGCCTTCTGCGCTGTTCTGTGCTGTCCGCGGAGCTGTCGCGGGGCTGTCAGACCTGCGGCCGCAGCCGGGCCGCGTCGAGCACCGTGGGGCCCTTCTTGACCCCGCCCAACAGGGCGCTGCCGCCCCGCCAGTCCTTCCAGCCGACGTTCCAGTCACCGAAGCCGTTGCCGAACGGGTCCATGTCCGCGCCGGAGCTGTTGACGACCCGCACGATGTCACCCTGGCGGACGGTCTCGAAGAACCACGCGGCGTTGTCGGTGCTCATGCCGGTGCAGCCGTGGCTGGTGTTCGCGTTCCCGTGCGAGCCGGCCGACCAGGGGGCGGCGTGCACGTACTCACCGGAGTCGGTGACCCGGGTCGCGTAGTAGACCTGCTTGTCGTAGAAGTCCGATGCGCCGATGCTGGCACTGGTCATACGTACGGAGTACTCCTTGCCCAGCACGACCTTGACGCCGTTGCGGGTGGAGTAGCCGGGCTTGCCCGTCGTCACCGGCATGGAGTTGATCTCCTCGCCGTTGCGGTAGACCGTCATGTAGTGCGAACCGGCGTCCGTCACGGCCTCGATACGGTCGCCGATGGTCAGCTTCAGCGGCTTGGCGCTGCCGCCCCAGAGCCTGTCGCGGACCTTGATGCCCTCGAGGTTGCTCCGGACGTTGATGGTCGCGCCCGTGGGCCAGTACTCCTTGGGGCGGTAGTGCAGCGTCTCGCTGTCCACCCAGTGCCACACGCCTTCCGTGGCGGGCTGCGACTCGACCTTCAGCGAGCGCTCCACGATGGCCCTGGCCTTCTTGTCCTTCACCTTGGCGCTGAGCTTGGCCGTGACCGGCTGGCCCACGCCGTACTTCCCCGATTCGGGGCCGAAGGTGACGTCCAGGCGCTTCTTCTTCGCCGCCGTGTTCGTGTCGAACGTCATGACCTTGCGGCCCGGCGCGCCCTCGTCGTCCTCGGTGCTCACCCGCACCGTGTAGTGCGCGCCCGCCGCGAGCGGCGCCGTGCTCTGCCAACGCGCGCCGTCGGCGGCGAGTTCACCCGCCACGTACCGCCCCATCGCGTCGGTGGCCGTCACATCGGTGATGCGCCCGTCCTCACCCTGGGCGGTGACCTCAAGGGGCTTGTCGGGATCCGCCTTCTGACTGCCCACAGGGCCGTTGAAGGCGATCTGGCCCGCCGCGTCGTACGGCTTCGCCGAGAGCGGGTGGCCGTCGGAGCTGCCGCACGCCGTGGTTCCCACCCCGAGGGCGGCCACCAGCGTGGTGCAGCTCAGTACCGTGCGGATTCGCGGTGAGTGGCTCATGAACACACGGTATGAAGGTTCATCGGCTCCGGCGCGTCGGGTGACCCGTACGAGTGTCAAGCGCGACACGCCGAAGGGCCCGGACAGTCCTGACGGAGTGTCCGGGCCCTTCGGTGAGGCGGGGAGTCACAGACTCACTGGGTCTGGTTCTCGCCCCGGTAGTACTCGAAGACCCAGCCGAAGAGGCCGATCATCAGGATGGGGGCCGAGAAGTACAGCAGCCACCAGCCGAAGACGACACCCATGAAGGCGAGCGCGCCACCGATGCCCAGCGAGAGCGGCTGCCAGCTGTGCGGGCTGAAGAAGCCCACCTCGCCGGCCTCGTCCGCTACGTCGGCCTCCTTGTTGTCCTGTGCGGCCGCGTCGACACGCCGGGCCGTGAAGGCCAGGTAGTAGCCGATCATGATGCACAGGCCGAAGGCCAGGAACAGCGCGGTCGTGCCGGCCGGCTCCTTGGACCACCAGCCGTAGACGATCGCCATGACGAGCACGAAGACGCTCAGCCAGATGAACATCTTGCCCTGGATCTTCACTTCGCGGCCTCCTTGTCGCCGCCGAACAGTGCGGTGTCCTTCTGCCCGGCGTTCTCGAGCTGGTCGAGAGCCGCGATCTCAGGGTGATGCAGGTCGAACGCCGGGGATTCGGAACGGATCCGCGGCAGCGTGAGGAAGTTGTGCCGCGGCGGCGGGCAGGACGTCGCCCACTCGAGCGAACGGCCGTAGCCCCACGGGTCGTCGACCTCGATCTTCTTGCCGTACTTGGCGGTCTTCCAGATGTTGTAGAAGAACGGCAGGATCGACAGACCGAGCAGGAACGACGAGATCGTCGAGATCGTGTTCAGGGCGGTGAAACCGTCGGCAGCGAGGTAGTCCGCGTAACGACGCGGCATGCCCTCGGCGCCCAGCCAGTGCTGCACCAGGAACGTGCCGTGGAAGCCGATGAACAGCGTCCAGAACGTGATCTTGCCGAGCCGCTCGTCCAGCATCTTGCCGGTGAACTTCGGCCACCAGAAGTGGAAGCCGGAGAACATCGCGAAGACCACGGTGCCGAAGACGACGTAGTGGAAGTGCGCGACCACGAAGTACGAGTCGGACACGTGGAAGTCCATCGGCGGCGAGGCCAGGATGACGCCGGTCAGACCACCGAAGGTGAAGGTGATCAGGAAGCCGACGGCCCAGAGCATCGGTGTCTCGAAACTCAGTGAGCCCTTCCACATCGTTCCGATCCAGTTGAAGAACTTCACGCCTGTTGGCACGGCGATCAGGAACGTCATGAAGGAGAAGAACGGTAGGAGCACGCCACCTGTGACGTACATGTGGTGCGCCCACACGGTCACGGAGAGACCCGCGATGGCGATCGTCGCGCCGATCAGACCCATGTAGCCGAACATCGGCTTACGGGAGAAGACCGGGATGACCTCGGAAATGATTCCGAAGAACGGCAACGCGATGATGTACACCTCTGGATGGCCGAAGAACCAGAAGAGGTGTTGCCATAGCAGCGCGCCGCCGTTGGACGCGTCGAAGATATGGGCACCGAATTTACGGTCCGCCTCCAGGGCGAACAGCGCGGCGGCCAGAACCGGGAAGGCCAGCAGGACCAGGACCGCGGTCAGCAGGACGTTCCACACGAAGATCGGCATCCGGAACATCGTCATGCCAGGAGCACGCATGCAGATGATCGTGGTGATGAAGTTGACCGAGCCGAGGATCGTGCCGAAGCCGGAGAAGGCCAGACCCATGATCCACATGTCGGCGCCGATGCCCGGCGAACGGACGGCGTCCGACAGCGGGGAGTAGGCGAACCAGCCGAAGTCGGCCGCACCCTGCGGGGTGAGGAAGCCGCCGACCGCGATGAGCGAGCCGAAGAGGTACAGCCAGTACGCGAACATGTTCAGCCGCGGGAACGCCACGTCGGGCGCGCCGATCTGCAGCGGCATGATCCAGTTGGCGAATCCGGCGAACAGCGGCGTCGCGAACATCAGCAGCATGATCGTGCCGTGCATCGTGAACGCCTGGTTGAACTGCTCGTTCGACATGAGCTGCGAGCCGGGACGAGCGAGTTCGGCGCGCATGAAGAGCGCCATCACGCCGCCGATGCAGAAGAACGCGAACGACGTGACCAGGTAGAGCGTGCCGATCGTCTTGTGGTCGGTGGTCGTCAACCACTTGATCACCACGTTGCCCGGCTGCTTGCGCCGTACCGGCAGCTCGTTCTCGTACGAGTCTTCTGCTGCCGCGGCACCCTGAGGTTCGTTGAGGATGCTCACAGGTTGTTCGTCTCCCGGTTCTTCTCGTGCTTCGTCTGCTCGATGCCGGCCGGGATGTAACCGGTCTGGTTCTTCTTCGCCAGGTCCTCGAGGTGCTTCTGGTAGCGCTCGGGGGAAACGACCTTGACGTTGAAGAGCATCCGGGAGTGGTCGACACCGCAGAGCTCGGCGCACTTGCCCATGAAGGTGCCCTCCTTGTTCGGAGTCACCTCGAAGGCGTTCGTGTGGCCCGGGATGACGTCCTGCTTCATGAGGAACGGCACCACCCAGAAGGAGTGGATGACGTCACGCGAAGTCAGTACGAACCGGACCTTCTCGCCCTTGGGGAGCCAGAGGGTCGGACCGGGGTTGCCGTTCTGCGGGTTCCGCTGGCCGGGGGTACCGACGTCGTAGACGCCGCCGGCGTTGGACGGGAAGCCCTTCCGGAACTTGTCCGGGATGGCCTCCAGTTCCTTGGCCGTCTTCGCGTCACCCTTGTTGGAGCCCGGCACGTCCTCGATGTAGTTGAAGCCCCAGCTCCACTGGTAGCCGACCACGTTGACCGTGTGAGTCGGCTTCTTGTCCAGGTGGAGGAGCTTCGTCTCATCGCGTGCCGTGAAGTAGAAGAGCACGGAGACGATGATGAGAGGCACCACCGTGTAGAGCGCCTCGATGGGCATGTTGTAACGCGTCTGCGGAGGTACCTCCACCTTGGTGCGGCTGCGCCGGTGGAAGATCACACTCCACAGGATCAGACCCCAGACCAGCACGCCCGTGGCGAGCGCTGCCGCCCACGAGCCCTGCCAGAGGGAGAGGATCCGGGGAGCCTCTTCCGTTACGGGGGTGGGCATACCAAGGCGGGGAAAGTCCTTGTATGTGCAACCGGTAGCGGTTGCCAAGATCAGGCCCGCAGTCAGCACCTGCGGCAGCTTCCGCCGCATCGGGCGCCGCGACGAGCGGTCGGAGCCGTTGGGACTCACGTAGCGCCTTCCCGAGAGTCTCGGCCCGCGCGGTCGGGTGCGGCCTTCTCGGTCGTCGGTCGCCGCCCTGCGGCGGGCAGGGGTTTGGATGTTTATGCGGGCCAAACCTTACTGGACGCTATTTGGGGTCGCGCGGGGAGGGTGCCTAACGCGCCGCGGGTCACTCCGAAGGGGGGGACCCCCTGCCGTTCACCCCTTTCTGACGGTGGGTCGGGCGCCCACCGGGCCGCGGAACCGCCTCGTCCGCGACTGCGGGGCCTTCGTGGCTTGTCGCGCAGTTCCCCGCGCCCCCTTACGGGCGCTCCCCGCGGCGCACGCTTTAGCGTTGCCGTGTGTCCTACTTCGATGCCGCTTCCTCCGCTCCCCTGCACCCCGTGGCCCGGCAGGCTCTGCAGGCCTCGCTCGACGAGGGGTGGGCCGATCCCGGTCGGCTCTATCGCGAGGGGCGGCGGGCCAGGCTGCTGCTCGATGCCGCTCGGGAGGCCGCCGCCGACGCGGTGGGCTGCCGCCCGGACGAGCTGTTCTTCACCTCTTCGGGTACGCAGGCCGTGCATTCCGGAATTGCCGGGGCGCTCGCGGGGCGTCGGCGTGTCGGGCGGCATCTGGTGGTGTCGGCGGTCGAACACTCTTCGGTGCTCCATGCGGCGGCGTCCCTCGAAGCCGACGGGGGCGCGGTGACGGAGATCCCGGTGGAGCGGTCCGGCGCGGTGTCCACGGCCGCGTTCGCCGCGGCTCTGCGCTCCGACACCGCCCTCGCCTGCCTGCAGTCCGCCAACCACGAGGTGGGCACCGAGCAGCCGGTGGCCGATGTCGCCTCGGCGTGTCGCGCCGCCGGGGTGCCGCTCCTGGTGGACGCGGCCCAGTCCCTTCCGTGGGGCCGGGTGGGCGGGGACTGGTCGCTGCTCGCCGCGAGTGCCCACAAGTGGGGCGGGCCCCCGGGCGTGGGCCTGCTCGTCGTGCGCAAGGGGGTGCGGTTCGCCGCGCAAGGACCCGCCGACGAGCGGGAGTCGGGGCGTGCACCCGGCTTCGAGAACGTTCCGGCCGTGGTCGCCGCGGCGGCCTCACTCCGTGCCGTGCAGGCCGAGGCCGCCGATGAGGGCGCCCGGCTGCGGGAGTTGACGCAGCGGATCAGGGCGCGGGTGCCGGGTGTCGTGCCCGACGTGGAGGTGGTGGGCGATCCGGAGCTGCGCCTCCCCCACCTGGTGACCTTCTCGTGTCTCTATGTCGACGGAGAGACAGTGCTGCACGAGCTGGACCGGGCAGGCTTCTCGGTCTCCTCCGGCTCGTCCTGCACCAGCTCGACACTGACCCCGAGCCATGTCCTGAAGGCGATGGGCGTACTGAGCGAGGGCAACGTCCGGGTGTCACTCCCACGGGGGACCCAGGAGACGGACGTCGAGCGTTTCCTGGAGGTGCTGCCGGGGGTGGTGGCCGGCGTACGCGAGCATCTGGGCGCCCCGGTGGCTCCGGCTTCGCGCACGGAAGCGGCTTCCGTCGTCGTGGACGCGCTCGGCAAGCGCTGCCCGCTGCCGGTCATCGAACTCGCGAAGGTGATCGGGGACGTGCCGGTGGGCGGCACGGTGACGGTCCTCGCCGACGACGAGGCCGCGCGGCTCGACATCCCCGCGTGGTGCGAGATGCGGGGCCAGGAGTACGTGGGCGAGGAGCCGGCGGACCACGGCTCTGCCTATGTGGTCCGCCGGAGCTCCTGACTAGGCCAGGCGCACCTGGACCTCGGACGCCGCCTCATGGCCGTACGCCTTGGTGAAGCGGTCCATGAAGTCGCTGCGGTGCAGCTCGTACTCCTGGGTGCCGACGTTCTCGATGACCAGGGTGGCGAGCATGCAGCCGAGCTGCGCCGAGCGCTCCAGGGAGACGCCCCAGGACAGGCCCGAGAGGAAGCCCGCGCGGAAGGCGTCACCGACACCGGTCGGCTCGATCTTCGCCTTCTCCTCGGGGACGCCCACCTCGATCGGGTCCTGGCCCTGGGACTCGATGCGCACGCCGCGCGGGCCGAGGGTCGTCACGCGGTGGCCGACCTTCGAGAGGATCTCGGCGTCGGTCCAGCCGGTCTTGGACTCGATGAGCCCCTTCTCGTACTCGTTCGAGAAGAGGTACGTGGCGCCGGCGAGGAGGGTACGGATCTCCTCGCCGTCCATGCGCGCGATCTGCTGGGAGAAGTCGGCGGCGAAGGGGATCTCGCGCGAGCGGCACTCCTCGGTGTGGCGCATCATCGCCTCGGGGTCGTCCGCACCGATGAGGACCAGGTCGAGGCCGCCCACGCGGTCGGCCACGTTCTTCAGTTCGATGAGCCGGGCCTCGCTCATCGCGCCGGTGTAGAAGGAGCCGATCTGGTTGTGGTCGGCGTCCGTGGTGCACACGAAGCGGGCCGTGTGGAGCGTCTCGGAGATGCGGACCGATGCCGTGTCCACGCCGTGCCGGTCCAGCCAGGCGCGGTACTCGCCGAAGTCCGAGCCGGCCGCGCCGACCAGGATCGGCTTGGTGCCGAGCTGGCCCATGCCGTAGCTGATGTTGGCGGCGACGCCTCCCCTGCGTACGTCTAGGGCGTCGACCAGGAAAGACAGAGAAACCGTGTGCAGCTGATCCGCGACCAGTTGGTCGGCGAAGCGGCCGGGGAAGGTCATCAGGTGGTCGGTGGCGATGGAGCCGGTGACTGCGATACGCACGACGGCATGCTCCTGTGGAGGAGAGGCGGGGGTTGACACTTCACGCTACCGGGTCGGTGCACCCCCGCTGAAGAGGCCAAACTACCCGTTAGTAGGTCTTTTTTCGCGAGGTGTGCGATGCGTACGGTGCGGTTATGGCCGTTATCTCGAAGCATGTCGTCACCGCGCGTCCCGTCGAGCTGCCCTCCGAGACCCTGGAGACATTGCGCGGCGACTGCGCCCGCATGGCCCCGCACTGGGCGACCCCCGCGGCCGCCGCGACCGCCCCGGTGTCGCCCGCGCTGATCCATGGGATCGATGTCCCGCCCGCCTCCGCCCGCCTGATCGACGGCATGTCCGAGTACGGCGACTGAGGCGAGGGCCGGTCCACGACCGGCGCAGGGGCAACGGCGCGCGCCGAGGGAACCGCGCGCTCCCCCGCTGCGTCCCACCGCTGTCCCCCGTAAAGGGGAGACGGCGTACGAACGAGGCCCGCACACGGGTCTCCAGGGACAGCAGTGCAGTCGAAGGAGCGATGCGGTGAGCACCGAGCGATCCGTTCATGACGCGGCCGAGCAGCCCCGGCGGCGTTCTCGCCTTGCCGTCGCGTCGGTGGCGGCCACGGTGCTGCTCGTCGGTGGCGGCGGCGCCTACTTCGCCGCGACCGCGTCAGGCGGCAGCGACGGCAACGGCAGTTCCCCGGCCGGCGACGGCGGCACACCGCCGCCCCTCGCCCTGGACGGCCACACGGACGGCGACCGGCAGGAAGGC
This region includes:
- a CDS encoding Rieske 2Fe-2S domain-containing protein, whose product is MSSQEKSEENLPSTQETEHGSVAVKDENPFADPGLPPHEHRVQDIDERAAKRSERAVAFLFTLSMLATIGFIASFVSFPVDKSVYIWPIGHISALNFALGMTLGLALFCIGAGAVHWARTLMSDVEVADERHPIEAEPEVKAKVMADFKAGATESQFGRRKLIRNTMFGALAMVPLSGVVLLRDLGPLPEDKLRHTLWAKGKLLVNMNTNEPLRPSDVAVGSLTFAKPEGLEEHDHDFQKEIAKAALMIVRIQPENIKDKQELEWSHDGVVAYSKICTHVGCPISLYEQQTHHVLCPCHQSTFDLSDGARVIFGPAGHALPQLRIGVNEEGYLEALGDFAEPVGPAFWERG
- a CDS encoding c-type cytochrome produces the protein MKKLSARRRHPLAAVVVLLLALAATGGLYAAFAPADKAQADDTAQSLAIDEGKKLYSVGCSSCHGTGGQGSTDGPSLVGVGAAAVDFQVSTGRMPLQQPGAQAPKKKAIYNQAEIDQLAAYIASLGAGPTVPTEKQYSPDGADIAKGGELFRTNCAQCHNFTGEGGALTKGKFAPTLEDVSPKHIYEAMQTGPQNMPSFPDTVMPEKNKKDIIAYLDAVNGEETESPGGLNLGGLGPVSEGLFGWIFGLGSLIAVAVWVAARTAKAKKS
- a CDS encoding heme-copper oxidase subunit III, producing MSVVATATTVDTGHAHPPVNRPNLTSVGTIIWLSSELMFFAALFAMYFTLRSVTGPEHWKEMASALNFPFSATNTTILVLSSLTCQLGVFAAERGDVKKLRMWFIVTFIMGAVFIGGQVYEYTELVKHEGLSLSSDPYGSAFYLTTGFHGMHVTGGLIAFLLVLGRTYAAKRFTHEQATAAIVVSYYWHFVDVVWIGLFATIYMIK
- a CDS encoding Ig-like domain-containing protein, with protein sequence MSHSPRIRTVLSCTTLVAALGVGTTACGSSDGHPLSAKPYDAAGQIAFNGPVGSQKADPDKPLEVTAQGEDGRITDVTATDAMGRYVAGELAADGARWQSTAPLAAGAHYTVRVSTEDDEGAPGRKVMTFDTNTAAKKKRLDVTFGPESGKYGVGQPVTAKLSAKVKDKKARAIVERSLKVESQPATEGVWHWVDSETLHYRPKEYWPTGATINVRSNLEGIKVRDRLWGGSAKPLKLTIGDRIEAVTDAGSHYMTVYRNGEEINSMPVTTGKPGYSTRNGVKVVLGKEYSVRMTSASIGASDFYDKQVYYATRVTDSGEYVHAAPWSAGSHGNANTSHGCTGMSTDNAAWFFETVRQGDIVRVVNSSGADMDPFGNGFGDWNVGWKDWRGGSALLGGVKKGPTVLDAARLRPQV
- a CDS encoding cytochrome c oxidase subunit 4, with product MKIQGKMFIWLSVFVLVMAIVYGWWSKEPAGTTALFLAFGLCIMIGYYLAFTARRVDAAAQDNKEADVADEAGEVGFFSPHSWQPLSLGIGGALAFMGVVFGWWLLYFSAPILMIGLFGWVFEYYRGENQTQ
- the ctaD gene encoding cytochrome c oxidase subunit I, with translation MSILNEPQGAAAAEDSYENELPVRRKQPGNVVIKWLTTTDHKTIGTLYLVTSFAFFCIGGVMALFMRAELARPGSQLMSNEQFNQAFTMHGTIMLLMFATPLFAGFANWIMPLQIGAPDVAFPRLNMFAYWLYLFGSLIAVGGFLTPQGAADFGWFAYSPLSDAVRSPGIGADMWIMGLAFSGFGTILGSVNFITTIICMRAPGMTMFRMPIFVWNVLLTAVLVLLAFPVLAAALFALEADRKFGAHIFDASNGGALLWQHLFWFFGHPEVYIIALPFFGIISEVIPVFSRKPMFGYMGLIGATIAIAGLSVTVWAHHMYVTGGVLLPFFSFMTFLIAVPTGVKFFNWIGTMWKGSLSFETPMLWAVGFLITFTFGGLTGVILASPPMDFHVSDSYFVVAHFHYVVFGTVVFAMFSGFHFWWPKFTGKMLDERLGKITFWTLFIGFHGTFLVQHWLGAEGMPRRYADYLAADGFTALNTISTISSFLLGLSILPFFYNIWKTAKYGKKIEVDDPWGYGRSLEWATSCPPPRHNFLTLPRIRSESPAFDLHHPEIAALDQLENAGQKDTALFGGDKEAAK
- the coxB gene encoding cytochrome c oxidase subunit II — encoded protein: MSPNGSDRSSRRPMRRKLPQVLTAGLILATATGCTYKDFPRLGMPTPVTEEAPRILSLWQGSWAAALATGVLVWGLILWSVIFHRRSRTKVEVPPQTRYNMPIEALYTVVPLIIVSVLFYFTARDETKLLHLDKKPTHTVNVVGYQWSWGFNYIEDVPGSNKGDAKTAKELEAIPDKFRKGFPSNAGGVYDVGTPGQRNPQNGNPGPTLWLPKGEKVRFVLTSRDVIHSFWVVPFLMKQDVIPGHTNAFEVTPNKEGTFMGKCAELCGVDHSRMLFNVKVVSPERYQKHLEDLAKKNQTGYIPAGIEQTKHEKNRETNNL
- a CDS encoding aminotransferase class V-fold PLP-dependent enzyme: MSYFDAASSAPLHPVARQALQASLDEGWADPGRLYREGRRARLLLDAAREAAADAVGCRPDELFFTSSGTQAVHSGIAGALAGRRRVGRHLVVSAVEHSSVLHAAASLEADGGAVTEIPVERSGAVSTAAFAAALRSDTALACLQSANHEVGTEQPVADVASACRAAGVPLLVDAAQSLPWGRVGGDWSLLAASAHKWGGPPGVGLLVVRKGVRFAAQGPADERESGRAPGFENVPAVVAAAASLRAVQAEAADEGARLRELTQRIRARVPGVVPDVEVVGDPELRLPHLVTFSCLYVDGETVLHELDRAGFSVSSGSSCTSSTLTPSHVLKAMGVLSEGNVRVSLPRGTQETDVERFLEVLPGVVAGVREHLGAPVAPASRTEAASVVVDALGKRCPLPVIELAKVIGDVPVGGTVTVLADDEAARLDIPAWCEMRGQEYVGEEPADHGSAYVVRRSS
- a CDS encoding carbohydrate kinase family protein; its protein translation is MRIAVTGSIATDHLMTFPGRFADQLVADQLHTVSLSFLVDALDVRRGGVAANISYGMGQLGTKPILVGAAGSDFGEYRAWLDRHGVDTASVRISETLHTARFVCTTDADHNQIGSFYTGAMSEARLIELKNVADRVGGLDLVLIGADDPEAMMRHTEECRSREIPFAADFSQQIARMDGEEIRTLLAGATYLFSNEYEKGLIESKTGWTDAEILSKVGHRVTTLGPRGVRIESQGQDPIEVGVPEEKAKIEPTGVGDAFRAGFLSGLSWGVSLERSAQLGCMLATLVIENVGTQEYELHRSDFMDRFTKAYGHEAASEVQVRLA